GTAAAGAGCCactacaataaaaaaaacaaaaacaatagacCCCGACGGTCACACACTCAAGGAACCATAAATGCATACTTTTACCCACAGggagggggcagcaaagagcctCTACAGTCAAAGCAGAATAATAGATCCTGACAATCACACACTCAAATAACCATCAGTGCATACTTTTACCCACAGGAAGGGGCAGCAAAGAACCACTGCAGTCAAAACAAAATAGACTCTGACAGTCACACattcaaagaaccatcaatgCATACTTTTACCCAGAGAGGGGGGCAGCAAAGATCTGCTGCAGTCAAAGGAAAACAATAGGCCCTGACAGTCgtcaaactcaaagaaccatcaatgcATACTTTTACCCACAGGGAGCGGGCAGCAATGCACCACtatagtcaaagcaaaacaatacatCCTCACAGTCATCAAACTCAAAGAACAATCAGAACCTGCTTTGTACctgcagggagggagggtaattttcaaatagcTCAGATAAATAGCCATTTTCCTGGGTAAGTGGGATTTTGAAATTGCCTTCATTACGTATCTAAATGCAACGGAAAATTTTAACATTTAAGTGTAATTTCCATCTGTGCATTTTTACAGAATTGCTCTGGGACTGGTAAAATTGGGATACACATGGTTATTGATCTTAATTATGGAAATCTCAATGGAACATAGGAGCATGAAAGATAATTGTAGGGAGGGGGGGCACAAgattgaaggttcacctagggcatcTAACAGCTTTATATTGGCCCCACTTCTTTCCCCTGCCTTGTGTTTTGCTATAGGGTATTGAGAGATTGGGGCTAGGAGCTCTGTGTTACTGACTAGTTGGGGCTGGGAACTCAGGATTTCAGATGAACTGGGGTTGCCAGCCCAGTGTTATCAACTGATCAGGGATGGGACTCAGGGTTACAGAGGCACTTTGGTTGAAACTCAAGGCTCAGGGCtgagggctactactactactactatttaacatttctagagcgctacaaagtgtacgcagcgctgtacaaacacaaaagaaagacagtccctgctcaaagagcttacaatctaatagacaaaaagtaaagctcAGTGTTACCGACTGGTTGGGACTGGAAGGGTAGTGGGGGTTGAGGATTTATAGTCAGCCTGCAATCGGAAGCTCAAGTTTATAAACAGGCTGATTTGGGGGGCTGGGGATCACAATTTAGTGCTGGGTGTTCAGGCTGGGGCTGGGGGCTCAGGTACAGATTGGTTGCTGCTGAGGGCTCAGGGATAAAGATGGATTGGGTACAGAGGGGCTGGTGCTGGGAACACAGGCTGGTGCCTAGGCCTCATCTTGCTTCTGAATCTGACCCTTGTTTTCCTGTGCAGTTTTCTATTGACTGTCAGACGAACAAAGTGAACGAAAACAAGCGCTCCGAAATGCTGAAACGTTACTCAGATATCATGAATAAACTCTGCGAGTATGGCTATGACCCCAAGGTGCATCCACAGTTCTCCGAATATCTGGTGAACACATACGGTATTCTGAAAGAACGGCCGCAGCCTGGGAGCAATGAATTAAAATCCCTTATGGACCCCGAGACCCTGAAGAAAACAGCCAGTTCTGCAGTGCCCGCTGATGATCTGAAGGATGTCCTCGTTCTCCTGAGATGTCTGAAGCATTTGTCTAAGGAAGATGGAAAGCCTTTGTTTGTCTGGtaaagccctttttccccagaGCATGGCAGCCTTTACAAATAACCCATGGCAGTAGACTGCAATAAAGACCTCTGCATCTCCTCAGCCCTGTCTCTTTTACTGGGGGTACTGGGGGAGGCCTCAGTGGGCCTGCAGGTGCATAGCTGCTACAGTGTGTTACAGTGGTCTCTGCTGTGTAGCTGCAGTGCTGAAGTCCTCACAAAGGCCTCTGGTACACAATTTTAGTGGGAAACTTCCTAACAACTCTGAGCTCAATGGCTGCTCTATAGCTTTAAAACATATATGACATATGCTTAAGTTCATGAGAGTTTTTTCAGTGGCAGAAAAACCTATTAGGTGCTACTTGGAAAATACACATCTAACCTTAAACAGATGCTTAGGGGGTCAATTTCAGTCATGTAgtcaaaatataataataaacaacCAGCGATAAGTAAGGAAAAAAGAAATCCAAGGAAAATGTTTCTTAAAAATCCATTGTATTTAACAAACATTTTCCTTGGATTTTATTTTC
This genomic interval from Microcaecilia unicolor chromosome 1, aMicUni1.1, whole genome shotgun sequence contains the following:
- the LOC115460489 gene encoding speriolin-like protein, whose translation is LHREDLQDSHQLRCMERTVGEIAFQLDRRILASVFQDRVRLYGISVSNITEKINEFSIDCQTNKVNENKRSEMLKRYSDIMNKLCEYGYDPKVHPQFSEYLVNTYGILKERPQPGSNELKSLMDPETLKKTASSAVPADDLKDVLVLLRCLKHLSKEDGKPLFVW